Proteins encoded within one genomic window of Micromonospora halotolerans:
- a CDS encoding gamma-glutamylcyclotransferase, translating into MRLYAAYGSNLDPARMRAYCPHSPMVGTGWLEGWRLTFAGEDVIGWEGSVSTVVESPGDRVFVALYDIHPYDAAQLDEIEGVTSATYRKLTVRVSTLDGDVTAWVYVFDGYEGGLPTSWYLSEIANAAEKAGAPDDYVTELRSRPTGTASA; encoded by the coding sequence GTGCGTCTTTACGCCGCTTACGGCTCAAACCTGGACCCCGCCCGCATGCGTGCCTACTGCCCGCATTCGCCGATGGTGGGCACCGGTTGGCTGGAGGGGTGGCGGCTCACCTTCGCGGGCGAGGACGTCATCGGCTGGGAGGGCTCGGTCAGCACCGTCGTCGAGTCGCCGGGCGACCGGGTCTTCGTGGCGCTCTACGACATCCACCCGTACGACGCGGCCCAGCTCGACGAGATCGAGGGTGTGACCTCCGCGACGTACCGGAAGCTGACCGTGCGCGTCTCGACGCTCGACGGGGACGTGACCGCGTGGGTCTACGTCTTCGACGGGTACGAGGGCGGCCTGCCGACGTCGTGGTACCTGTCGGAGATCGCGAACGCGGCGGAGAAGGCGGGTGCGCCGGACGACTACGTCACCGAGCTGCGGTCCCGCCCCACCGGCACCGCGTCCGCGTAG
- a CDS encoding GNAT family N-acetyltransferase, with translation MTLPAGWTARRPTLDDVPAILAVVHAADTFAVGYPDFDAEDVRDALTAPFVDPARDSWLVTDPDGTAVAWAILSNPTGVGREWVDVSVDPDRAADLRAPLLARLLDRVAERAAERGLAALTARTGVSASETRWAGELVEAGFTRIKRYIRMTRSLADLPAEPAPPAGVTVRPLRADDEADLRLFHRIFDTAFRDTPDYEPVDFDQWREQLPSYGKVWDEWFLAEVDGEPAAALQSSDQALDQGMGWVRTLSVLPAYRRRGVGAALLRRAFAVYAAKGRAGAGLGVDLANPTAPVTLYRSVGLAEGRWTDMYERSVPAAGV, from the coding sequence GTGACGCTCCCCGCCGGCTGGACCGCCCGCCGCCCCACCCTCGACGACGTGCCCGCGATCCTGGCGGTGGTGCACGCCGCCGACACCTTCGCCGTCGGCTACCCCGACTTCGACGCCGAGGACGTCCGGGACGCGCTGACCGCGCCCTTCGTCGACCCGGCCCGGGACTCCTGGCTGGTCACCGACCCGGACGGCACCGCGGTGGCCTGGGCGATCCTGAGCAACCCCACCGGGGTGGGCCGGGAGTGGGTGGACGTGTCGGTGGACCCGGACCGCGCCGCCGACCTGCGCGCCCCGCTGCTGGCCCGGCTGCTCGACCGCGTCGCCGAGCGGGCTGCCGAGCGAGGCCTGGCCGCCCTGACCGCCCGGACCGGCGTTTCCGCGTCCGAGACTCGCTGGGCCGGCGAGCTGGTCGAGGCCGGCTTCACCCGGATCAAGCGGTACATCCGGATGACCCGGTCGCTGGCCGACCTTCCCGCCGAGCCGGCGCCCCCGGCCGGGGTGACCGTCCGGCCGCTGCGCGCCGATGACGAGGCCGACCTGCGGCTGTTCCACCGGATCTTCGACACGGCGTTCCGCGACACCCCCGACTACGAGCCGGTCGACTTCGACCAGTGGCGCGAGCAGCTCCCGTCGTACGGCAAGGTGTGGGACGAGTGGTTCCTGGCCGAGGTCGACGGGGAGCCGGCCGCCGCTCTCCAGTCCTCCGACCAGGCGCTCGACCAGGGCATGGGCTGGGTGCGGACGCTGTCCGTGCTGCCTGCGTACCGGCGGCGCGGGGTGGGGGCGGCGCTGCTGCGCCGGGCCTTCGCCGTCTACGCGGCCAAGGGCCGGGCGGGCGCCGGTCTCGGCGTCGACCTGGCCAACCCGACCGCGCCGGTCACCCTCTACCGCTCGGTCGGGCTGGCCGAGGGGCGCTGGACCGACATGTACGAGCGGAGCGTTCCCGCCGCGGGTGTGTGA